The window TGCATGCTAGCGAGCTCATCGTTGATGTACTGGATGTCGCCGCGGACGCCGCGGATCAGTGTGTACTCTTGGGCAAGGAGACCACCCAACTTGCCTAGGAGAGATCTCATGGTGGCTTCCGAAGCACCCACTACAAACTCCATCTTCCTTATCTGTGATCTTCACTTCTACAATCTGCTCCCCGTTGTTGTAACTTGCAAGTGCAAAGACAGTGCTCAGCAGTTGTTGATCTATGAAAAGAATGGAAAAAAGGAAGATAAGGGTCAGCATGAATTATGGCCAGAAAAATAATTAATCATAAAAAGGCTCCACAATCAAATCATGGAACAATTCTAGTGAATATCAATTGGCCCCCAATAAAAGAAactatacaaacaaaagttttaccGATGACTGTGTTTTATGCATATAGAATTATCTAACCACACTATATATCAACACCACTAAGTtatccccaaaaatgatatgaaaacCAACAATGCCTCAAGATAGCATATAATGCTGAGGAAATTGTGAACGTTATGCACTTCATGGGATTTTCCAATTTGTACTTTTCATATGTCATAGTGCTAATTAATTGAGTGAAAAATAGGCTTGCAATTATGGTAGGTTGTCAAGATCAACTACCATGGCAAGTGGAACAAAAAACTACCAGACAACAGAAAATGGAGTTGGGGGTAGaggaggcacctgcaaactggacaAGATAAGTTGCTGGTCACTGAAGAGTCTTGAGCAGTCACCGGGCAGGGCAACCACCGTCGAAGGCAGCGGCTGCACAGGCAGATGGAAGCAGGCGCGGTGTACTCCTGTCAAACTCTATTTTCATGGTTGCTTCCTAAGCACCCACCACAATCTCCATCTTGCGAGTGCAGCAAAGGATGAGTGGGCCGCAGAAAGTTCAAATCAAGCATAGACAGAGCTAACTTCCATTGCCACCTCGTCAGCAGTTGTCAATCTATCTATAACACCGTAAAGGCGGGTCATCGATCATGGTGAGAAAAATAATTTAGGTAATGAAACACTAAATCGTCCCCAACCAAATAACCTACCTTTGGAAATATGGCAATTTGTACTCAGGTGGAAATTTACTCACTGATAGACAACATGTGGAAATTTACTCACTGATAGATGATAGATGCTAGATAATACTCTGTTTTTTAGGCGTCTAGTACACCCTGTAGTACGACTAGAAGATCTGGCTAATTAACCACTAGACTGAAACGAAAAGCAAAAAAATGTTCAGGCAATTCTAGACATTACATAGTTTCCAGTTTTCTTGTACACCCTGTAGGTCTcacatcttatgaaattaatgttcAGGCAATTCTAGTCTAGACATCACATAGTTTCCAGTTTTCTTGTCAACTTGGCAAGCAAACAAGAGGCTATGCTCCTGATTGGTTCGATCTCTCTTCCTCTCTTCCCTCAAAAAGAAGTGAGAAACAAGAAGGGGGAGCACGAGAGGTGGGCACCTGCGATGCTGGCCGCCGAATAAGCTTTAGCAGCCAGTGACTGCCGTCGAAGGTGTCAGCGGCGAAGGCCTCTGCGGTGGCTCCTGGCTGGGCAGAGGATTTAACAGGCGGATGGAGGGACACTGCGAGCAGCGCCAGCGTCTGTGTTGGATTGGTTTCTTGGGTAGAGGGCGGGGAATCGAGGATGGTGGTGGACACAAGTAAAgttggcaagctgctgggcttttgCTTTTGCTTGCTGCATGCATGATTGACGTCACATTGAGAAGGGCTGCTTTTGCTGCTTTGCTGCGTGCATGCATGACCTTTGAGAAGGGAAGCATCATTCCTTTGAGAAGGGAAGCATCATTCCTGAGAAAAAAGAAGCGGTGACGCATTATTGAATCATTTGAGGAAAGGAACAAGGTGCAACATTTTTCATTAGCGTCATTTCATCACTTATCAGGCACAACATTTTCTCTGGATTATGGAAGACAccaaagaatagcacacatcataaaTTCATCGTTACATCGCTGCGCTCAAAGCAAAATGGCAAGCTTGAAATGACAGTGTTTGCCAATAACAAAGAAATAGAAAAGGGAAGGGTGCTTCTTTTGCGAAAGAACCGGGTAGCGTTGCTGGTTTTCCAAGGAATGCATCGACCGGCACTCTATTCTTGGGGTAAGTAACTTAAGGAGAGAATCATGTTCTGTTCCTTGCTTCGCTAGTACAACTGGAGCACTGCTTTTTAAAAAGCAAAAGAGAGTGAGAGTAAAAACTTCTCCAAtataaaaaggaaaagaagaagatAAGCTTCTGGCTTGTGTTGGGTTATCAGCTTGTTGCAATACGTTTGAGATCGCTTGTCTTGTGGGAGTAGCCTTTCATTCATTAGAAAAATCAAAAGaagcacaacgatctcttcctcccGCTTTGCCAAATCATCAAGACAAAGAACCGTTTTtctatttgttggaatctgggtttGCTGCAACCCAGGAGAAGGCACAACTTAATCTCTTCCCTGCTATGATAACCAGCTGAAGTAACCATTTGGAGGTTGATCTCCACATTCCACCGAGGTAGACACAGTTCGCAAGGACGGCTGCTGGACCGGCGCCGGCTTCGACACACACACATAGATGTTCTTTGGCGGAGGCGCTCCATTGCATACAGCCTGCACGGCCTAGCTGAGCAATGGAGGGAGCTCCCGTGACAGCAGCCACCGGGGTCTTGGGGCCCGTCGTCGCGAAGCTGGGTGCTTTGCTGGGCAGCGAGTACAAGCTTCGGCGCCAGACTCGGAaggacatcaagttcatcaaatccAAGCTCAAGCCGGTGCACGCTATCCTTTGGGCAATATGGGGGAAGGAGACTCTTGATGCGCAATCCAAGGAGTTAAAGAAGGAAGCGCTGGATCTCGCCAATGATATGCACGACGCCATCGACGACTTCATCCTCACCATGGAGCCCAGCCGCAGAAACAAGCACCTGAAGATACAGATCAAGATCCAAGCAAGCCCCTTCCAAGATTTCAGGACAAGAGTAAATGAAGTGTCGGGCCGGTGCCACAGCAATTGGAAGTGGGAGAAGAACAAGTCTGCTGAACCCAACTTTAGCTTGTTTTCAAGAAAAAATGTCAAATCCAGCCCCCCAAGCAAACTGCCTCCTCCTCGAGCTCCATTTGTTCACAAGGATGCGTCAGAACTTGTTggtatgggaaaatggagggatcaGCTCATCAGATACCTGCTAGGAGAAGAAGAGAGCACAATGGTGCAGCCACAGCTCAAAATGTCATCCATTGTTGGAATGGCCGGTGTGGGGAAGACAACCCTTGCCAGCGTTGTGTATAAGGAGATTGGAAATAAGTTCCAATCCCGGGCTTTTGTGTCCGTCACTCCAACTCCCAACATGAAGGAGGTTCTCACAAGCATTCTCAAGCAAGTAGGAGCTGAACCCCTTGCTGGCACCGAAGCAAGGACAGAGGAAGGCCTTATCCACACCATATCGAATTTCCTAGATGACAAAAGGTGTGCAAATTTATATTGAAGTTTAAATTTAGTTAATCCTTTTAAAAATATTCACTGTCAGGATCAGGATTTCAGTCCTAGATTTCTGAATTTAATTTGGTCAAGCTGCCTACTAATTAACTATCTTGTGCAACCAACTTGCCTAGGTACCTAGTAATAATTGAAGACATATGGCATCGTGAAGAATGGGAGATCATCAGCAACTCTTTCCCACAAAATAATCTTGGCAGTAGAATTGTCATCACAACTTGTATTGCTTCTGTACCAGGCGATCGTTTTGGTACTAACAAGCTCTGCATCAGAATAAATCCTAAACCTGGTCCTCTGCCAAGATTTCATCCTGATTGGAGTAAGCTAAGATGGCTATACGGACCTGATGGGGAGGATGTCGCCACTAGGATGAAgcctgacatggttggagaaggttttgACGGTGACCATCCTATTGTGCGCATGTGTGGTGGTGTCCCGTTAGCCCTACTTTGCATGTTTTCAGCAATGACAATGGTCCGTCAGCAACAAGAAGAACTAGGGGTACATGTAAATGCACGTGATGTGCAAGATATGATTGAGAAGCAAGTTAAGCAAAATGGAATTCAGAACACTCCAGGGTTTGAACCGTTGGCAGAGAGTTTCCAGCTTGGCTACACCGATCTTCCTCACCATATGTTGAAGACCTGCTTGTTGTACTGCAGTGTATACCCTGAGAATTACCCATTTCACATGAATGATTTGGTCATGAGATGGGTCGCTGAAGGATTTACTTATAAAGTGGATGTAGCAAAAGGTTATTTCGAAGAGCTTTGCAACAGGGGATTTATGCTGCGTTGGGAGCATTCATTGGGTATGCCCACCTACCAAATGAATCCGACGATGCGAAATTTCCTTAGATGGAAATCGCGTGAAGATAATTTCATTACTTGCAGTTCCGACATCACACCGCCATATGCTTGTCGAATCCATCGGCTATGTATCGATGATTATCTAGTTGATGAAGGTGCGGTGGAGGTGGTGGATACCTTGTTGGAACTGGATTGGTCCCAGATTCGGTCTCTTGTTGTTTTTGAAGGTGCTAAGAGATATGTCCCTTTTGAGAAGTTGGAACGTGTGCGGGTGTTGGATCTTCAATATCACCACCATCAGCTTGAATTCCAAAGGTCTCGTTGGAAATCTTTTGAGGATTTTGGATTCGAGGCCCTTGGAAGTCAGCATGTGAAGGATATATGTGGTGGCCTGCTCCGTGTGAGGCACCTATTCGGCCTAGAAGGGACAGGAATCAGTGAGATACCAACGGAAATAGCGAGGCTGCAACATCTGGAGACTTTGCAGGTAAGATTCACATGGATCACAGAGTTACCCTGTGAGATAAGGGACCTACAGCAATTGAAGACTCTGGCCGTGAGTTACAACTGTAAGTTGGCAAAGCTGCCAAGGGAGATAGGGGATCTGCAACAGTTAGAGACTCTGGACCTGAGCTGGACGAGGCTGACGGAGCTGCCACGTGAGATCGGGAACCTCCAGAATTTGGAGAATCTGAACCTGCAGTGCACCGAGCTCAAAGAGCTGCCTCCGGAGGTTGGGAAGTTGCAGCAATTGAAAACACTGGAGGTTGGGAGGTTGGGAAGTTGCATCACAAGGCTAGGCAATGAAATTGGGGACCTGCAGCATTTAGAGACCTTGGACCTGAGTTGGAACTATGGGCTCACACAACTGCCTCGTGAGATGTGGAAACTGCAGAATTTGAAGCGGCTGCTCTTGAATGCTACAGGGGTGGTGAAGGTACCAAGGGAAATGGGAGGGCTCAAGAAGTTGGAGATTTTGAAATTAGACAATCTTGAAGGGGGTGCACTACCCTGGGAAGCTGGCCAGCTCTCGAAACTGGAGGGAGTGCCTGAGTGCGTCTGCCAAGTCTGGAAGAAGTGTGGCCTTGTGTCTGAGTTAGCCGGGCTGATGTTGTCCATTCGACTGGTTAATGGGGTCACCGATAGCGGGGGCCTAATCGTTGGCACAAAACACATGCACATTCCATGGTGGATCAAGGATCACTTTAATGACATTACCTCCTTGGATATCAGGATCTGCAAACTAGAGGAGGAGCAGGATCTCAAGATTCTGCGGGAGATGCCTAACCTGTGTGAACTGACGATAAGGCTTGAGGTCGTCCCGAGAGATCCCATAGCCATCAGCGGTGAAGGGTTCCCAAGCCTCAGGGAACTCGTTGTTGACAGCCGCTGTGTGCCACGGTTTACCTTCCAGGAAGGAGCGATGCCGAGGCTGTACAAAGTCtgcttcaagttcaagttctacggTGGCCCACCTGCAAATAAAGGCCCTCTGGGTCTGGGTATCAAGCACCTCCGGAGCCTCGGGTGGGTCGAGTTTAGATGCAACGAGGAATGGTATGGAGGAGCAGCAGAGAGCAGCCCGTGCATGAGCGCCATGATCGACGTGGTGAGGAAAGAAGCCCAGGAGCATCCCAACCAGATGAAGTTTGATGTCTCTGGCCACGAGGAGGAGTGGTTTCCAGCGAACAAGAGCACACACACACAGGTTCCAGAAGCTACCAGCAGTGGGGTGGGGGAGATCGACAAGGAGCGTGATTGATTTCCTGCCGAGTATTGTATTGGCACGACCAAGGTAGGCAGTCCGCACGTGTGGCTGGGTTCCGACTTGGTATCAATCTTGTTGGACCTTTCTTCCTTTCTAGTATTTTTACCAACAGACCGGCCACTAACTCACTTGCTTGTGCCGTCGTCTTAATTTGCAGGTTATTCCGGCCGTCATTACTAGCGTACCTGATGAATCTGCAAGCATCTTCAACCGTGACTATTATATTCTCCTTCAGGCTTCCTTCCTTGAAATCTTCCATCCCAAAATCAAATGTGGGCACAAGATTTTAGCACACAAATTAAGTGGGAACAAACTGCCTTATGCTATCCTGCTGCACGCACGCTCGCAGTTTAGGACGAGTACAACAAAATATACTCACCAAACAATCTGTTGTTTTCTTCGTCCCGAGCAATAGCATTTACAACATCAATATCCTGGAACATGgaacagttttttttttttttttgaaaaacaagaGTTACAAACTCAAATAACGGGGCAGTATTCAGACTGCATCAACTCTCTAAGCCTAACATGGAACAGATTTTTACTGTCATGCCATTTCCGATACTGGATTTGGTtacgtttgtgtgtgtgtgtgtgtgtgtgtgtgtgtaggaatACAATTACGCAATGAACCATCATCATATAGATTGCTCACCGTGTTGCCAGAATTCCACAATTGATGGCTGAGAAATTGCAAGGACACAAGCACCAATTATTACTTCAAATACAGACACTACACACAAAACAGAGCGATTTTATGAAGGAACTCAGTGGGCAAGAAAAGGCTTAGAACAACATCAGTGATTTCTACTTTGTAGATATCTCAGCTCATAAAGAAAGATCCAGCTCACCACCAGGCCATCTTGATGAGAAACACTGGCTATGCAATGTGTCTACACATCATAGATTTGAATACTGAGAGTTTGCAATTCACAATATTCTAGCATATTCTTAGGCAGTTCAATATTGTAGCTTACCTGCCAGAGATCCAttgacaatgatgatgatgatgatagtggtgTAAATTATATCTGTCTTTTGAGACCAAGGCCTGATTGCAAACACAATACTACAGTCACTTCACCTTTGTGGACCTGACTCTGACTACCATCGAGAAGTGAAGGCAGATGGCAGTGCACAAGATGGAAAATCAAGCATCTGCTTTGCTCTGTTTGCATGTCATCGTTGTTGCCTGTAGCTAGCTTTCCTCTGCTATGCTCTGTTTTCTCAACTCTAAATACTTGCATGTAGCTTCCTCTGATTCTGCTCTGTTTTCTGAACTCTTGTATATTTGGCTGTAGCTTTAGGTCAGTTTCAGGCGTCATGTCGGCTCCATTCGGGGCCTGAAAATCATCCGCCTTCTGACCACAGGACGGCCGGATGCTGCCACCTCACGTTCATGTCGGCTGCTGTCTATCCCCTCTTTCTTTTTAGCAAGCAATACACACTAGACTGTATGATATTTAAATTCTGCAAACggcctcggattgagatgattcaaAAGGCAAAATAGTTCGCCGCGACGAGGGGAGGAATTTCCATGTTaaacacttctccatttgagatAGTTTTGAGGACTTGATCATACATGCCAAAAAGTGGTGTCAATACGGTCCCGCATTGAAGATCCCTTACATGCTCATGCATGTTACTATACAATGAAGGATACTGAAGCGCCAGCGGCgtttcaccaagccaagtatcctcccagaagcgagtGGTGTTGCCGTTACCAACTATAAACTTTGTCCTACTAAAGAAGGTTgctttgactctcataagccccttccaaaaaggcgagccagtcggtctcactgtcacctgggacaaagtaTTGGACTGTAGATACTTACTACGAAGAATCTGCGCCCACGTGACCTCAGTCTCAACtgataacttatacaaccacttactgagaagacatctgttcttgacttcaagattctcgataccaaggcccccctggtcctttggtcgatagatgatatcccatttagcgaGTCTGTATTTTCCctttagttcatcactctgccgaagaatcgggatcgatagaagtccagccttttcctaacaccaactgggacttcgaagaaggataagagaaacataggcatactcgtgatgcTTTTGTTGCAATGATTTtgcagtccattccccttaatattcagtttaggaggACGCTTGTTGGCAACCGGTGGGAAGCGTGGCTCCATTTAGTGAGtatactgatggaggttcagctatctCATCAGTCAGATCAGTTGCGCTGGAAGCTCACTAGGTCTGGAGAGTTCACAATTAAATCGATGTATCTCGATGTCATCAACTCTAGTGCCATTCCTAGTTTCAAATTTGTCTGGAAagccaaagttcctttgaaaattaaagtgtttgcgtgatttgtacataaacaagtcattctaACAAAGGATAACTTGGTTAGGCACAACTGGACAGGTTCtagtaggtgtagtttctgtgatcgggatgaaactatcaagcacttattctttgattgcccgttggccaaagtgTTGTGGCACACGGTGcacattgcctttaacattactcatcCGAATTCTGTCAGTACgttatttggaacatggcttgctaggatagagtccgaaacagctagacacattcgcgtaggagtatgtgctttgttatgggcaatttgaaactgcagaaatgatttggcttttaacagaacaacaactatcgATTTTTTGCAGATTATCTTCTGGGCTATTGCGCTGATCCTTATGTGGTCGTTAATCACTCTGACGGAGGCCAGAGAGCgtgtggttactggatctatccggtgggagatggtagcacgggatatcttcaaccggtttggatggcggtcatgtaataggataggccattagtttacctatctttatTATGCTAGCCGGTTGTGGCCTCTTGATTTTTGCTTTGGCATTGTGCCTCTGTGTGAGCTTGCCATTACTTTTATTTCACACTGTTGGACCTTGTTGAACCTTTTTATTTATCTATTaaggtggccgtatgcatcgttctgatgcagaggccggggagtccccccttttcaaaaaaaatgctCGTGTATGTTTGCCTGCCGTGTGCATGCTGCAAGTGCTGGTCTAATACTCCAACAATCACTATTTGGTCCAACTTAAAGAAGATGATATACCAGAAATTCTTGTAGAATATTCCAACAAGGCAATTACCATTTGTTGAAATAAGTTAGACCGGACACCTAGCTGCAGATGACTGTTCCAGAGGTGTCACCATTCGCTAGCAGTGGCTGGTGAAAAGGACAGTGTCAATCAGCATCAACATGAAAAATGACCGATGACCACCGAAGTCATGCAGAGTGTTCCAAGGAGAATGTCGACCATATCTTGGTCAGCAATGGCTGTCACCATCATTTCAAAAAGGTTGGTATGTATAAATATAATAGTTCAATTGTTCAGCCTTATACTTCCTTGGAATAAACAACAATAATACATTGTGACAATGTCCTCGGAATGCTAGATATTAAAAAAAtggtcgcgctaactgccacacatgtggcaggaagggagacgcaccacacatctttaatgtaaacagattgccacgtcatcgcatgcatgcatgcaggaatctttttggattttcagtttttaaaattttttatctcttaaacgaaaaatccgattgaaaatccgttttcaccattaaatctctcgcgatgagatcttcgaaactagatcccatgt is drawn from Triticum dicoccoides isolate Atlit2015 ecotype Zavitan chromosome 4A, WEW_v2.0, whole genome shotgun sequence and contains these coding sequences:
- the LOC119290028 gene encoding disease resistance protein PIK5-NP-like, with the translated sequence MEGAPVTAATGVLGPVVAKLGALLGSEYKLRRQTRKDIKFIKSKLKPVHAILWAIWGKETLDAQSKELKKEALDLANDMHDAIDDFILTMEPSRRNKHLKIQIKIQASPFQDFRTRVNEVSGRCHSNWKWEKNKSAEPNFSLFSRKNVKSSPPSKLPPPRAPFVHKDASELVGMGKWRDQLIRYLLGEEESTMVQPQLKMSSIVGMAGVGKTTLASVVYKEIGNKFQSRAFVSVTPTPNMKEVLTSILKQVGAEPLAGTEARTEEGLIHTISNFLDDKRYLVIIEDIWHREEWEIISNSFPQNNLGSRIVITTCIASVPGDRFGTNKLCIRINPKPGPLPRFHPDWSKLRWLYGPDGEDVATRMKPDMVGEGFDGDHPIVRMCGGVPLALLCMFSAMTMVRQQQEELGVHVNARDVQDMIEKQVKQNGIQNTPGFEPLAESFQLGYTDLPHHMLKTCLLYCSVYPENYPFHMNDLVMRWVAEGFTYKVDVAKGYFEELCNRGFMLRWEHSLGMPTYQMNPTMRNFLRWKSREDNFITCSSDITPPYACRIHRLCIDDYLVDEGAVEVVDTLLELDWSQIRSLVVFEGAKRYVPFEKLERVRVLDLQYHHHQLEFQRSRWKSFEDFGFEALGSQHVKDICGGLLRVRHLFGLEGTGISEIPTEIARLQHLETLQVRFTWITELPCEIRDLQQLKTLAVSYNCKLAKLPREIGDLQQLETLDLSWTRLTELPREIGNLQNLENLNLQCTELKELPPEVGKLQQLKTLEVGRLGSCITRLGNEIGDLQHLETLDLSWNYGLTQLPREMWKLQNLKRLLLNATGVVKVPREMGGLKKLEILKLDNLEGGALPWEAGQLSKLEGVPECVCQVWKKCGLVSELAGLMLSIRLVNGVTDSGGLIVGTKHMHIPWWIKDHFNDITSLDIRICKLEEEQDLKILREMPNLCELTIRLEVVPRDPIAISGEGFPSLRELVVDSRCVPRFTFQEGAMPRLYKVCFKFKFYGGPPANKGPLGLGIKHLRSLGWVEFRCNEEWYGGAAESSPCMSAMIDVVRKEAQEHPNQMKFDVSGHEEEWFPANKSTHTQVPEATSSGVGEIDKERD